The Clostridiales bacterium genome includes a window with the following:
- a CDS encoding 30S ribosomal protein S12 translates to MPTINQLIKHGRKKRVKKSEAPILQGNPQKRGVCLSVTTTTPKKPNSALRKIARVRLVNKMEATVYIPGIGHNLQEHSVVLIRGGRVRDLPGVRYHVIRGALDALGVANRKQARSKYGAKRPK, encoded by the coding sequence GCACGGCAGAAAAAAGCGCGTAAAGAAAAGCGAAGCGCCCATCTTGCAGGGTAATCCGCAAAAAAGAGGCGTTTGTCTTTCTGTTACGACTACGACGCCCAAAAAGCCCAATTCGGCCTTAAGAAAGATAGCAAGAGTCCGTCTTGTGAACAAAATGGAAGCTACCGTTTATATTCCGGGCATTGGGCATAACTTGCAAGAACATAGCGTGGTATTGATTCGCGGCGGAAGGGTTAGAGATCTTCCCGGCGTCAGATACCATGTCATTCGCGGCGCGCTTGACGCTTTGGGCGTGGCTAATCGCAAACAGGCAAGATCAAAATACGGCGCAAAGCGCCCTAAATAA